The following DNA comes from Nitrospinota bacterium.
CGTTCTCTCGGAAAAGGAATTGCTGAACGTCATAGACTTGTATAAGAATAAATTTCCGGCAGACGTCGCATTCATCGAGCTTTCGCAGATCTACACAAGGAACGCTGATTCGCATTCTCTCGGCAGGCTGAAGAAAAGGATGGAGAAATTATTCCCAGGGCTTGAGCTGCCTGATGAATTAGTCGAGGAAGCGCAGGAGGAGAAAGAGGCCGGAAGCGTGATTACTATCGGATGCGTTCTCCCTTTGACGGGAGAGAATTCCAAAAGAGGGATTGAGATAATGAAGGGTATTCAGCTCGCCTTTTCCATGAACAATAATATCGTGGAAAAAGGGAACGTGAAACTTGTCATCAAGGATACGCTTAGCCAATCCTCTACGGTAGCGCCGTCGATAGCGGAACTTGGAGAGGATAATTCCGTCGTGGCGATAATCGGGCCGTTTACTGAAGATGGTCTTTCAGAGGCGTTGTCAGTCGCGCCGAAATACAGGATGCCGATACTTTCGCCGGAGTATTCCATGGAGACGTACGAGATGTCCAGAATGTACCGTTTCCCGATTGGCGTGACTGAAGACAGGGAAGGGGATATCCTCGGGGAAATGGCCGTTGAAAGGCTCGGTTTTTTCCGGGCTGTAATACTCTACCCTGATAGCGAGTACGGGAAGCGCATGGTAGATTCCTTCACGACCAAATTTACCGCGCATAACGGGGAAGTTGTCGAAGCATTGCCATATGAGCCGGAAGCGACCGATTTCGGCCCGCAGATAAGGGCGATAGGAGGGATGAAGGATTCGCAGATAAGAAACCTCATTTACGCCTATGTGAAGGAAGATGAAGAAAGAACACCGGAGGAGATTAATGACCTGCTGGAGATGAAATACCAAAACGGGTATACGATTCCCTACATTGCCGACTACAAGGAATTACCTCTCACAAAGGATAATTTTTCGGTCGGGCTGAAACTTAATTACGATGCCGTATTCATTCCGGCGCCGGCGGTCAATGCCGGACTTCTGGTTCCCGAGCTAGTCTTCTACAATTTGTCCAGCGCACAGGTGATAGGCGGCGGATATTTCAGTCACCGCGATTATTTCAGGCTTGCGCAGAGACATTCCGAAAGATCGCTTTTCCCCGCGGAGTATTTTCCCGAATCCAGGAAATACGCCATCAGGACGTTTAACAAGAATTACAGGAATTCTTTTGGATTGAATCCCGGCATCGACGCCGCGCGAGTTTACGACGCGGTGAACATTCTTCTTTCGTCAATAGAATCGGGAGCCGATACTAGGAGCAGGATATGGGACGCGCTTGTGAACCTTCCCCCCTACATCGGGGTGAGCGGAGAATTCAGCGGAGGCATGGACAGCAGTCTCGTAAAAACGCCATACCTCCTGACCGTCAGGAACGGGAAGACAGTTGAATTCGAGATGGATTTCATCGAATCCGCCCAGAAAGAGGAAGAGCTGCCGGAGGTCATAAAAAAGGGTCCGGTATCAAAAGCGAAAAAGGGCAAAGTGGAAAAGAAAAGGAAGAAACCTTAGTCACATTCCTTTGTTAATTATCAATCAGGAGGCGCCAAGGCCGGCATAAAGCCTCATGCTCCTGATCATTCTCCCTGTGCGATGTCGCTATCATTGCTGTCCCCGGCAACATTCATTTGCCGGGGAACTCCAGCGCCTAATTCTTGCTGTTGTATAGCGTGATTATTTCGTTCGTGATATCGAGCGAGTTGTCATGATATATGAGGGAGCCAGGAACGCCAGGAGCCTGTTGCCCCTTTTCAAGTATAAGCGTGAAGTTTTTTTCAGCGGCGTATTTGTTCAGTGTTTTCAAAATTTCTTTGTATATCCTTTCGGTGGCATCTCTCTGCTCGGCCATAAACTCGGTCTGCTTGTCTTCACGGTACCTTTCGAACTCGCGTGAAAGTTTCCTGAGGGTTTGGTCCTTCTTGTTCCTTTTGGCCTCATCCATCATGAAACCCTGGGACTGAAGTTCGTCTTCCATTTTTTTCAATTCATCCTTTTTCTTGGCGAGAATGTCCTGTTCCTTCATGAGCTTTTCCTTCATCTTTTCAAGGACGACTTTTCCCTCCTTGGATTCGTTCAGCGCCTTTTGCATATCGATAATGCCGATCTTCATCTCTTTTGCGTCTGCGTCTGTCGCTAAAAGCGCAACCAGCGCGATGGAAAATAAAATCCTGGAAAGCATAAAAAAACTCCTTAAAAAAAGTTAAAATCCGACTCCGCCGATATTGAAATGGAACTGCATCGAGGTCTCGCCCGGCATTTTGTCGAGTTTGAAGCCCCAAGCCAGGGTTATAGGCATCATGGGCGTCATGAAATTCATTCCGAATCCAACGCCCTGGCGCATGTTCTCAATATCGAATCTCCTGCTGGTTGTTGTGGAAAGGTCTTCACCTTCTCCATACACCTGTCCCCTGTCATAAAACAGTATCCCTTTTACAGTTTTAGAAAAATGGTAGTGTACTTCAAGATTGAAAAGAAGTGAAGAGTCGCCGCCAAGGGGGAGGCCGTTGGCGTCTTTCGGCCCTACGTCGCCGTATGAGAATCCCCGCAGGCTTTGCACGCCGCCAAGATAGAAATTCTCGACGAGCGGGAGTTTGTCTCCGTTGTAGCCGCTCCCGTAATTTATCTGGCCCCTGCCGAAAATTACGAACTCCTTTGGGAGCGGGATGTACTGCCATGCTTCAAATCCAAGTTTGTAAAAATCGAGGTCGCCATTGAGAGGCCCGCCGGCGATTATCGTGTTTGCCCGTATTCTGTGACCTTTTGTAGTTACATAGTAGTTGTCCCTTGTATCGTGTACAAATATTGGCTGTATCGAGCTTGTGACCTTCACCCCCTGCTGAGATTGAAGTATGGGCGAAAGAGCGGAACCGTCTGTTGGCATCACTTCCGAGCTTTCCAGGCGATATAGAAAGCTCGCGTAAGCGTATTCGTTCAAGCCGCGCCCCAATGACACGCTGGCTCCTTTGTTGAAGCGGGTGTACCCATGTGTGGAGGTGCCGTAATCGAATTGGCGGGAGTAAACCTGGTAGCCAAGCTGTATGTCGCGATCGAGGAATTTCGGCTGACTGAAATCCATGTAGTAATCCCGTCGCAGTTTAGACTGGTCGATACTTAATGAAAGTTTTTTACCGGTTCCGAAAAGGTTGTTTTCACTTACTTTTGCAGTGACGCTTACTTCCTCGTCAAAGCTGTAACCTATTCCGGCCTGCAGGTTTCCGGTAGGTTTTTCTACCACGGTAACTTCGAGGTCCATCAGATTCGGCTGGCTCCCGCTTTTCTGCTCAATTTCCACCGCTTCAAAATATCCGGTGTTGCCTAGCCTCTGTCTGGTCCTTTGCATCTTCTCGCCGTTAAAAAGCTCGCCTTCATGAAGGCGGAATTCACGCCTGATAACGTTTTCATGGGTCTTGTCGTTCCCCTTGATATCGATGCGGCCGATGTATATTTTTTCGCCGGCGTCGACTTTTATATGTATGTCTATTACCTTCTCTTCTTCATTCTCTTTCATGGAGGGGATAGGATTTGCGTACGCGTACCCCTTGTTCGAATACATTTCGGTAATCTTGAAAAGGTTCTGCCGGAATGAGGTTTGATTGAACGGTTCCCCCTCCTTCACGGAAATATTCTTCAGTATCTCCTCGGCTGAGTAGAGGTTGTCCCCTTCGGCGGTGATCTTTCCGAAGAAGTACTGCTCCCCTTCGTGCACGACCATTGTTATGTAGATGGTCCCTTTTTGCCGGTCTATCTCTATCCTCGGGGATTCGATAGTCGCGTTGATAAAGCCTTCATCCCTGTACCTAGATTCAAGGCGTAAAACGTCGGTCTTGAGGATCTCCTTTTCGAAGTTTCCGCTGTCATTGAAGAACGAGAAGAAATCGACTTCCTTTGATTCAATCGTCTCCTTGAGCAGATATTCCTTTAGCTGTTTATTTTCGCGAAAACGTATTTCAGAGATCTTTACTTTCTGTTTCTCTTCGATGTTATAGGTGATATCGACCTGATCATCTCCAGCCTCCTTTATCTCCGCATCGACAGTTGTAAAGTAGAAACCCTTCTTCTGGTATTTTTCCTTTATCTTTGCAATATCCTTTTTCAGGAGATGCTTTTGAAAATAGGTCCCCTTTTTCATCTGGATTAGAAGGCGCATATCCTTTTCAGGGACTTCCGACGCCCCTTTAAGCTCTACCGATCTGACGAAAGGCTTTTCCTTCAATCGGTATATAAGCACCAGGCCGTCAGCCTTCTCCTCTACCTCAAGGGCGATATCGTCGAAATAGGTCAGGTCGTGAAGTCTTCGAATATCTTCCCTGGTTGTCTTTACGGAGTATTTGGAGCCGACCCTTGAATGGATGTAGTAATGGATGGTCTGGATATTCGCCCTGTTGTTCCCAACGACCTTGATGTCCTTGATCTCTTTCCTGAAATCGATTGCCGAAGCAGGAGGAACGGAAAGGAGGATAGTTGTTACGGCAATTCCTACCGCTTTAAAAACACTCCCCCTCATTGTGTAATTGGCGAAAAGATGCTGGCTATCGGCCTGGGGAAAAATCTGTACAGAGATAGATCATAGGTTACAGGCTTTCGACCGGGCTTTTTTCGACCAGTGTCAATTCTTCGTCATGAAGGTCAACGAGTATTGTGCTTCCAGGTTTAACTTCGTCTGAAAGTATTTTATCGGATAGGGGGTTTTCAAGGTATTTCTGCAATGCCCTCTTGAGGGGTCTTGCTCCGTACGATGGATCAAATCCCTTGTCGACCAGCCATGTCTTAGCGGAGTCTGTTATCTCCAAATAGAGATTCTCTTCCTTCAGTCTCTCTCGAAGTTTATTCAGCTGGGTGTCTATTATCTTGGCGATCGAGTTTCTGTCCAGCTTGTTGAAGACGACTATTTCATCTATCCGGTTGAGGAACTCCGGAGTGAATTGGCGTTTCAGTTCGGTCCGTATGCTGTCGGACATCTTCTTGTGGGATTTTTCCTGATTGTCGTTCTGGAATCCCATGGAAAAATTCTTTTCAATGGTCCGCGCGGAGAGGTTTGATGTCATTATCAGGATAACGTTCTTGAAGGATACGTGCCTGCCGTAGCTGTCCGTCAGGTTTCCTTCATCCATTATCTGGAGAAGCATCTG
Coding sequences within:
- a CDS encoding penicillin-binding protein activator, with the translated sequence MIYKSRRVSALAASLLFALLFAGCVSKEKAPISGVITGDIKKLAAAAEKAEAKKDQKRATELYKIMIANFPREPETASAWYHLGQDYLDMRDYRLAHESFSSVVKYFPDSKFFFVSFINMGISLVYLKQYEDAENVLTRALRSSTTALQKSTVLYFLGENNYLSSNYMSALERFIECYGVPGLYRSQAERRIKLIMHNVLSEKELLNVIDLYKNKFPADVAFIELSQIYTRNADSHSLGRLKKRMEKLFPGLELPDELVEEAQEEKEAGSVITIGCVLPLTGENSKRGIEIMKGIQLAFSMNNNIVEKGNVKLVIKDTLSQSSTVAPSIAELGEDNSVVAIIGPFTEDGLSEALSVAPKYRMPILSPEYSMETYEMSRMYRFPIGVTEDREGDILGEMAVERLGFFRAVILYPDSEYGKRMVDSFTTKFTAHNGEVVEALPYEPEATDFGPQIRAIGGMKDSQIRNLIYAYVKEDEERTPEEINDLLEMKYQNGYTIPYIADYKELPLTKDNFSVGLKLNYDAVFIPAPAVNAGLLVPELVFYNLSSAQVIGGGYFSHRDYFRLAQRHSERSLFPAEYFPESRKYAIRTFNKNYRNSFGLNPGIDAARVYDAVNILLSSIESGADTRSRIWDALVNLPPYIGVSGEFSGGMDSSLVKTPYLLTVRNGKTVEFEMDFIESAQKEEELPEVIKKGPVSKAKKGKVEKKRKKP
- a CDS encoding OmpH family outer membrane protein yields the protein MLSRILFSIALVALLATDADAKEMKIGIIDMQKALNESKEGKVVLEKMKEKLMKEQDILAKKKDELKKMEDELQSQGFMMDEAKRNKKDQTLRKLSREFERYREDKQTEFMAEQRDATERIYKEILKTLNKYAAEKNFTLILEKGQQAPGVPGSLIYHDNSLDITNEIITLYNSKN
- the bamA gene encoding outer membrane protein assembly factor BamA, producing MRGSVFKAVGIAVTTILLSVPPASAIDFRKEIKDIKVVGNNRANIQTIHYYIHSRVGSKYSVKTTREDIRRLHDLTYFDDIALEVEEKADGLVLIYRLKEKPFVRSVELKGASEVPEKDMRLLIQMKKGTYFQKHLLKKDIAKIKEKYQKKGFYFTTVDAEIKEAGDDQVDITYNIEEKQKVKISEIRFRENKQLKEYLLKETIESKEVDFFSFFNDSGNFEKEILKTDVLRLESRYRDEGFINATIESPRIEIDRQKGTIYITMVVHEGEQYFFGKITAEGDNLYSAEEILKNISVKEGEPFNQTSFRQNLFKITEMYSNKGYAYANPIPSMKENEEEKVIDIHIKVDAGEKIYIGRIDIKGNDKTHENVIRREFRLHEGELFNGEKMQRTRQRLGNTGYFEAVEIEQKSGSQPNLMDLEVTVVEKPTGNLQAGIGYSFDEEVSVTAKVSENNLFGTGKKLSLSIDQSKLRRDYYMDFSQPKFLDRDIQLGYQVYSRQFDYGTSTHGYTRFNKGASVSLGRGLNEYAYASFLYRLESSEVMPTDGSALSPILQSQQGVKVTSSIQPIFVHDTRDNYYVTTKGHRIRANTIIAGGPLNGDLDFYKLGFEAWQYIPLPKEFVIFGRGQINYGSGYNGDKLPLVENFYLGGVQSLRGFSYGDVGPKDANGLPLGGDSSLLFNLEVHYHFSKTVKGILFYDRGQVYGEGEDLSTTTSRRFDIENMRQGVGFGMNFMTPMMPITLAWGFKLDKMPGETSMQFHFNIGGVGF